A window of Rufibacter sp. LB8 contains these coding sequences:
- the rplT gene encoding 50S ribosomal protein L20: protein MPRSVNTVAARHKRKRIMKLAKGYFGRRKNVWTVAKNAVEKGMLYAYRDRKVKKRDFRALWIQRINAAARINGLSYSQLMGGLKKANINLNRKVLADLALNHPEAFTGIVAKVK from the coding sequence ATGCCTAGATCGGTCAATACCGTGGCTGCGCGCCACAAGAGAAAAAGAATAATGAAATTGGCCAAAGGGTACTTTGGCCGTAGAAAAAACGTTTGGACAGTAGCCAAAAACGCGGTAGAAAAAGGTATGCTTTACGCTTACCGCGATAGAAAGGTGAAGAAAAGAGATTTCCGTGCCCTGTGGATCCAGCGTATCAACGCTGCTGCCCGCATCAACGGCCTGTCTTACTCCCAATTGATGGGCGGTCTGAAGAAAGCCAACATCAACCTGAACCGCAAGGTTTTGGCTGACCTGGCCTTAAACCACCCAGAAGCCTTTACTGGAATTGTTGCGAAAGTGAAATAA
- a CDS encoding immunity 26/phosphotriesterase HocA family protein, which translates to MKKQRRTIGAVVEIPLDDGTHCYGIVLEDASVGVFKVKTNENLEIPDILNKEVLFIVAVYNEAITSGRWKKVGKVQLDGRFEVLPLKFIQDSHDATSIDIYNPNTGEITPSTKEECMGLECAAVWAAEHVESRIIDYFNNKENVWVKQLALK; encoded by the coding sequence ATGAAAAAACAAAGACGAACAATTGGAGCAGTTGTTGAAATACCATTGGACGACGGCACACATTGCTACGGCATAGTTCTCGAAGATGCTTCGGTTGGTGTTTTTAAAGTAAAGACTAATGAAAATCTTGAAATTCCTGATATTCTAAATAAAGAAGTGCTCTTTATTGTTGCTGTTTATAATGAAGCAATCACTTCTGGACGATGGAAAAAAGTAGGGAAAGTGCAGTTAGATGGAAGATTTGAAGTATTACCCTTAAAATTTATTCAAGATTCTCATGATGCTACTTCGATTGACATTTATAACCCAAATACAGGCGAAATAACACCATCGACAAAAGAGGAATGCATGGGATTGGAATGTGCCGCAGTTTGGGCAGCAGAACATGTTGAAAGTAGAATAATTGATTACTTCAACAATAAAGAGAATGTGTGGGTGAAGCAATTAGCATTAAAGTAA
- a CDS encoding tetratricopeptide repeat protein yields MRFSLWSLYALVLLSFSCTEKVKEGERMFSMTKVDSSVPTQIAELTKALEQGNDRPEWYLKRARLYLAQNLPKEALVDINQAIAQDKDLGEAYFLKAGILLQRGDYQGTRQMMAQAQTYNYYTPESEAILAETYVALKQYDQALGHSSKAIALSPGQPKYYVLLARAQAGTGDTTKALVNLERALQQDSTSLPAYKELSAIYTARQQFDLAIPYVQAGVKRQPQQGFWWHHLGEFYLSQRLTDTAMACFTKAIDLEPDSPQPHAGLAKGWYKKRQYSAALQHFQKAQELGLVLDDATRYLLATTLEWTGNREVARTHYVFLYRKNPQNPRYSVALQRTAPPRPRVQIDSLPQRTVF; encoded by the coding sequence ATGCGATTTTCCCTTTGGTCTTTGTATGCGTTGGTATTGCTCTCGTTTTCTTGTACTGAGAAAGTGAAAGAGGGCGAACGCATGTTTTCCATGACCAAGGTAGACAGCAGCGTGCCCACCCAGATTGCCGAACTCACCAAAGCCCTGGAACAAGGCAATGACCGGCCTGAGTGGTACTTGAAACGCGCCCGGCTGTACCTTGCCCAGAACCTACCCAAAGAAGCGCTGGTAGACATTAACCAGGCCATTGCCCAGGACAAAGACTTAGGCGAGGCTTATTTCCTGAAAGCAGGCATCTTGCTGCAACGCGGCGACTACCAGGGCACCCGGCAGATGATGGCGCAGGCACAAACCTACAACTACTATACCCCGGAGTCAGAGGCCATTCTAGCGGAAACTTACGTGGCCCTGAAGCAGTATGACCAGGCCCTGGGCCACAGCAGCAAAGCCATTGCCTTAAGTCCGGGCCAGCCCAAATACTATGTCTTGCTTGCCCGCGCCCAAGCCGGCACCGGTGATACCACCAAAGCCTTGGTAAATCTGGAAAGAGCCTTGCAACAGGATTCTACGTCTTTGCCAGCGTATAAGGAGTTAAGCGCCATTTACACCGCCCGGCAGCAGTTTGACCTAGCTATCCCGTATGTGCAGGCAGGGGTGAAGCGTCAGCCGCAGCAAGGCTTTTGGTGGCACCACCTGGGCGAGTTCTACCTGAGCCAGCGCCTCACTGACACCGCCATGGCCTGCTTCACCAAAGCCATTGACCTGGAACCCGACAGCCCCCAGCCGCATGCCGGTCTGGCCAAAGGCTGGTACAAGAAAAGACAGTACAGCGCGGCGCTCCAACATTTTCAAAAAGCGCAGGAGCTAGGCTTGGTCCTGGATGATGCCACCCGGTATTTATTGGCCACCACCCTTGAATGGACCGGCAACCGCGAGGTAGCCCGCACCCATTATGTTTTTTTATACAGAAAAAATCCGCAGAACCCGCGTTATAGCGTAGCTTTGCAGCGTACCGCCCCGCCAAGGCCGCGCGTGCAGATTGATTCCTTGCCGCAGAGAACAGTTTTTTAA
- the rpmI gene encoding 50S ribosomal protein L35, giving the protein MPKMKSKSGAKKRFTLTGTGKVKRKHAYKSHILTKKTTKQKRNLTHIGLVSEADQANVKRMLVA; this is encoded by the coding sequence ATGCCTAAAATGAAAAGCAAATCAGGGGCTAAGAAGCGATTCACCCTGACAGGCACTGGCAAAGTAAAGCGTAAGCACGCCTACAAAAGCCACATCCTGACCAAGAAAACCACCAAGCAGAAGAGAAATCTGACTCACATTGGTTTAGTTAGCGAAGCTGACCAAGCGAACGTGAAACGCATGTTGGTGGCCTAA
- a CDS encoding tyrosine-type recombinase/integrase gives MATTLPILYLNQLVHQGRTFIKLWYAANPLLTNHLRQASWIQFSKTYKAFVMHHSPECLERTFAHCHGVATVTTVYLKKAPRLTPGKPTVLLAEVTGMDPLPKVPDLPVVKLQPFLLEDGSTKVALSFKYSEEIFTILKKSPVVHWHKEKRVFVVAATGEVLKKLQAQLTGKAWLWLSQELAVKDVALLRQLWEQTFCKPEDFISCPLAFLEKLFLLNYSQNTIRTYHSLLLRFLNWHKHVGLPKIQQFKEMEINEYHRQMVQAGTYSYSFVNQSINAIKFYYQRSLGRADVHLANVERPEKPERLPTVLSKQDVARIMAATYNQKHRCLLQLLYAGGLRIGEVINLKITDVQSARNLLFIRGGKGKKDRTTLLSQKLLESLRLYYREYKPKEWLFEGQFGGQYTVQSVRKVFNEAVLRAGVQTKVTPHTLRHSFATHLLEQGTDLRYIQTLLGHKNSKTTEIYTHVTSHALDKIVSPLDCL, from the coding sequence ATGGCTACTACGTTGCCCATCCTTTATCTCAATCAGTTAGTCCACCAGGGTAGAACTTTCATTAAGTTGTGGTATGCGGCTAACCCATTGTTGACGAACCATTTGCGCCAGGCCAGCTGGATTCAATTCAGTAAAACCTATAAAGCCTTTGTGATGCATCATTCCCCGGAGTGCTTGGAACGGACCTTTGCACATTGCCATGGTGTGGCCACGGTGACTACGGTCTATTTGAAAAAGGCACCAAGATTAACGCCAGGTAAACCAACCGTTTTGCTGGCAGAAGTGACAGGTATGGACCCATTGCCAAAAGTACCTGATTTGCCCGTAGTTAAATTACAGCCCTTTTTATTGGAGGACGGGAGCACAAAGGTGGCATTAAGCTTTAAGTATTCTGAAGAGATATTTACTATTTTGAAGAAGAGCCCAGTTGTGCATTGGCACAAAGAAAAGCGGGTATTTGTGGTGGCCGCCACTGGTGAGGTGCTTAAGAAACTGCAGGCGCAACTAACTGGAAAAGCATGGCTTTGGCTCAGCCAGGAACTTGCAGTGAAAGATGTGGCCTTGTTACGGCAGCTCTGGGAGCAAACTTTCTGCAAACCAGAAGACTTCATCTCTTGCCCACTAGCCTTCCTGGAAAAATTGTTTTTATTGAATTACAGCCAAAACACTATTAGAACTTACCATAGCCTGCTTCTGCGGTTTTTGAATTGGCATAAACACGTTGGGTTACCCAAGATCCAGCAGTTCAAGGAAATGGAGATTAACGAGTACCATAGGCAAATGGTGCAGGCAGGCACGTATTCTTATTCTTTTGTCAACCAAAGCATTAATGCTATAAAATTTTATTACCAGCGGAGTTTGGGCCGCGCCGATGTGCACCTAGCCAATGTTGAGCGACCTGAAAAACCAGAAAGATTACCCACGGTGCTGAGCAAGCAGGACGTTGCCAGAATAATGGCTGCCACATATAATCAGAAACACAGATGCTTGCTGCAACTGCTGTACGCAGGTGGGCTTCGGATTGGGGAGGTGATCAATTTGAAAATCACGGATGTACAATCGGCCCGCAACTTACTCTTCATTAGGGGTGGCAAAGGCAAGAAGGACCGAACTACACTATTGTCTCAGAAATTACTGGAGAGTTTGCGGCTCTATTATAGGGAATACAAACCGAAGGAGTGGCTGTTTGAAGGTCAATTTGGTGGGCAGTATACGGTGCAGAGTGTGCGGAAGGTTTTTAACGAGGCTGTTCTGAGAGCTGGAGTTCAGACAAAAGTCACGCCTCACACCCTTAGACACTCTTTTGCGACACATTTGCTAGAACAAGGCACTGATTTAAGGTATATTCAAACACTTCTTGGCCATAAGAATAGCAAAACCACAGAAATTTACACCCACGTGACAAGTCACGCCCTAGACAAGATTGTGAGTCCGCTTGATTGTTTGTGA
- the thrS gene encoding threonine--tRNA ligase — translation MINITLPDGSVREYQEGVTGIEVAASISEGLARNVLAAKVNGQVWDLTRPIEQDAHVQLLTWNDDEGKATYWHSSAHLMAEALEVLYPGVKLGIGPAIENGFYYDIDLGEEKTLSSDDFPAIEQKMLDLARQKSEYVRKAVSKADAIAYFTEKQDPYKLDLLERLEDGSITFYTQGNFTDLCRGPHIPNTGFIKAAKIMNVAGAYWRGDEKSKQLTRVYAITFPKQKDLTEYLERLEEAKRRDHRKLGKEMELFAFSEKVGMGLPLWLPKGTMLRERLEQFMRKAQQKAGYQPVVTPHIGSKELYVTSGHYEKYGADSFQPIKTPNENEEFFLKPMNCPHHCEIYKTRPRSYKELPVRLAEFGTVYRYEQSGELHGLTRVRGFTQDDAHIFCRPDQVKEEFTKVIDLVLYVFRALGFENYTAQISLRDPENKAKYIGADDLWEKAERAIIEAAEEKGLPTVTELGEAAFYGPKLDFMVRDALGRKWQLGTIQVDYNLPERFELEYIGSDNEKHRPVMIHRAPFGSLERFVAVLIEHCAGNFPLWLSPEQVAVLPISEKYHDYAQQVMSQLADQDIRGYLDSRDEKIGRKIRDAEVSKVPYMIIVGEKEQENQIISVRKHGLGDMGNMRVDAFVENFRAVLAEMLS, via the coding sequence ATGATTAACATCACTTTGCCGGACGGCTCCGTCCGTGAATACCAGGAGGGCGTCACCGGAATTGAAGTGGCCGCCTCCATTAGTGAAGGGCTTGCCCGCAACGTATTAGCCGCCAAAGTAAACGGGCAGGTGTGGGACCTTACGCGCCCTATTGAACAAGATGCCCATGTCCAACTCCTCACCTGGAATGATGACGAAGGCAAGGCTACCTACTGGCACTCCTCGGCGCACTTAATGGCGGAGGCCCTGGAGGTCTTGTACCCCGGCGTGAAACTGGGCATTGGCCCGGCCATTGAGAACGGCTTTTATTATGACATTGACCTGGGCGAAGAGAAAACCTTGTCCAGCGATGACTTCCCGGCCATTGAGCAGAAAATGCTGGACCTGGCCCGCCAGAAAAGCGAATACGTGCGCAAGGCAGTAAGCAAAGCAGATGCCATTGCGTATTTCACGGAGAAACAAGATCCTTATAAACTAGACTTACTGGAGCGCCTGGAAGACGGTTCTATTACCTTCTACACCCAAGGCAATTTTACAGACCTTTGCCGCGGGCCACATATTCCCAACACCGGGTTTATCAAGGCGGCCAAGATCATGAACGTGGCCGGTGCCTACTGGCGCGGCGACGAGAAGAGCAAACAGCTTACCCGTGTGTACGCCATCACGTTCCCCAAGCAAAAAGACTTAACCGAATACCTGGAGCGCCTGGAAGAAGCCAAACGCCGTGACCACCGCAAGCTGGGCAAGGAGATGGAGCTGTTCGCGTTCTCAGAGAAAGTGGGCATGGGCTTGCCGTTGTGGTTGCCCAAAGGCACCATGCTCCGCGAGCGTCTGGAGCAGTTCATGCGCAAAGCCCAGCAGAAAGCTGGCTACCAACCGGTGGTGACCCCGCACATTGGATCCAAAGAATTATATGTGACGTCTGGTCACTATGAGAAATACGGGGCAGACAGTTTTCAGCCTATCAAGACGCCTAATGAAAACGAGGAGTTCTTCTTGAAGCCCATGAACTGCCCGCACCACTGCGAAATCTACAAAACCCGCCCGCGTTCCTACAAAGAATTACCGGTGCGGTTAGCAGAATTCGGGACGGTGTATAGATATGAGCAAAGCGGCGAATTGCACGGCTTGACCCGCGTGCGCGGCTTTACCCAAGATGACGCCCACATTTTCTGCCGCCCAGACCAGGTGAAAGAGGAATTCACGAAAGTGATTGACCTGGTGCTGTATGTGTTCAGAGCCCTCGGGTTTGAGAACTACACCGCCCAGATTTCGTTGCGTGACCCAGAAAACAAAGCCAAATACATTGGCGCCGATGACCTTTGGGAGAAAGCCGAGCGCGCCATTATTGAAGCCGCCGAAGAAAAAGGTTTGCCAACGGTAACTGAACTTGGCGAAGCGGCATTCTACGGCCCTAAGCTGGATTTCATGGTGCGTGACGCCTTAGGGCGCAAGTGGCAGTTGGGAACAATTCAAGTAGATTACAACTTACCTGAGCGATTTGAGTTAGAGTATATTGGCTCAGACAATGAAAAGCACCGGCCGGTTATGATTCACCGGGCACCGTTCGGGTCACTGGAGCGGTTTGTGGCGGTTTTGATTGAGCATTGCGCCGGTAACTTCCCGTTGTGGTTGAGCCCAGAGCAGGTGGCCGTGTTGCCTATCTCTGAGAAATACCATGACTATGCCCAACAGGTAATGTCGCAATTAGCAGACCAGGACATACGCGGCTATTTAGACAGCCGTGATGAAAAGATTGGCCGTAAAATACGTGATGCCGAAGTGAGCAAAGTACCGTACATGATCATTGTAGGGGAGAAAGAACAGGAAAACCAGATTATCTCAGTGCGCAAACACGGGCTGGGCGACATGGGTAATATGCGGGTAGATGCCTTTGTGGAGAACTTCAGGGCGGTGCTGGCAGAGATGCTCAGTTAA
- the infC gene encoding translation initiation factor IF-3, which yields MPRGKVEEAHRINQRITGLREVRVVGENVEPGVYSIDQARRLAQEQNLDLVEISPKADPPVCRIIDYSKFKYEQKKKQREMKAKTTKVVMKEIRFGPNTDEHDFEFKLKHARQFLNEGAKVKAYVHFVGRTIVFKERGELLLLKFAQALEEVAKVEQLPKLEGKRMFLFLSPKVKK from the coding sequence GTGCCACGTGGCAAAGTTGAAGAAGCCCACAGAATCAACCAGCGCATCACCGGTTTACGGGAAGTGCGTGTGGTTGGCGAAAACGTGGAACCGGGTGTCTACAGTATTGACCAGGCCCGCCGTTTAGCGCAGGAGCAGAATCTTGACCTGGTGGAAATTTCCCCCAAGGCAGACCCGCCAGTTTGCCGCATTATTGACTATTCTAAGTTCAAGTACGAACAGAAGAAGAAGCAACGGGAGATGAAAGCCAAAACCACCAAGGTGGTTATGAAAGAGATTCGGTTTGGCCCTAACACAGATGAGCATGACTTTGAGTTTAAACTCAAGCACGCCCGTCAGTTCTTGAATGAAGGCGCCAAGGTGAAAGCGTACGTGCACTTTGTGGGCCGTACCATTGTCTTCAAAGAACGCGGCGAGTTGCTCTTGCTCAAGTTTGCCCAAGCCCTTGAAGAAGTGGCCAAGGTGGAGCAGTTGCCCAAGTTGGAGGGGAAACGGATGTTCTTGTTCCTGTCTCCTAAAGTGAAGAAATAA